The sequence below is a genomic window from Aureispira sp. CCB-E.
TTCGTCAAAATCCAACTAATAATGGACAATTCATACAATCTGGACTCTGGCAGTATGTACAACATCCCAATTATACAGGTGAAATTCTTTGTTGGATAGGGATTTTTATTTGCGCTACACCTTCTCTACAGAAATGGGAATGGTTAGCAATTATTAGTCCCCTTTGGATTATTTTTCTATTAGTTTTTGTTAGTGGAATTCCTTTGCTACAAAAGGCAGCACAAAAAAAATACGGCCACCTAGAAAGTTATCAAAACTACCAAAAGAATACTTCTTTATTAGTTCCCTTTTTATACTAAATTCCCTATCTTTCATTGTAGGAAAAAATTAATGAGAATACGACTCTCTCTAATTCAAAACCATAACAATGGATAAAATTCAACTCATAGAAGCCTTAGAAACGGCTGTAATAAATTATCAATACGACACCTTCGAAACGCTTTCCAAACAGGCTGTTTCTGAATATCCTAATGAAGCTTTTGGTTATTATTATTTGGCCAAATCCCTTTTACTAGAGTCTATTCCTCGTTATGATGAAGCAGAAGTTTGTTTGGCAAAAGCATTAGAATTTGAACCGAATAATCTGGACTATCTACTTCAATTTGGTCAATTAAAACAGCTTTTAGGACGCTTTGATGATGCTCAAATAATTTGGGGTAAAATCTTGAAACGCGACCCCAAAAATCCAACCGCTTTAATTGCTAAAGCCAGTTTCTTAATTACACAATACCAAGAATACCAACAAGGTTTGGAGCTAATCAATCAAGCTATTTTGGTGCAACCAGAAGAATTATCCGCTTACTTATACCGAGCTGACGCATTGAGTGGACTAGGGCAGCACGAAGCAGCATTAATTGATATTGATTTATTTTTGGCATCTCAACAAGAATTTAGTGAAGTAGGGGTTTTATCCAAAATTAATATTCTAAAAGAATTAGGTCGTGTCGAAGCTACATTTCCGTTGTACGAGCAAATTATAGAAAATGCTCCTAATAATCACATGCATCAATTCAACTATGGGCAAAGTTTATTGGATCAAAATAAGTTTGCCCAAGCTGTAGAACATTTAACATTAGCAACAGCATTAGTAGAAGAAAAACACGCTATGTTTTATAGAGTGTTGGGACAAGCCTGCTTATACGCCCTTCAACTAGAAGATGCGTTGGTGGCTCTACAAACTTGTATCGAATTAGCCCCAGAAGAAACGGAAGCTTTCTTAATGCTTATTGAAACAAAAATTGAACTAGCTCAATTTGAAGAAGCCCTAACAGACGTGGTAACCTTGCTAAAAAAGGCAGGTGATGACAAAAGCTTAACAGACCGAGCAACTTTGCTAAAAGGGGCTGCATTACTAGGATTAAAAAAATATCAAGAAGCCGAAGCCACTTATACTACTCTTGCCAAAACAAAGGGCTTACGCCAAAAAGATGCACTTTATGGCTTGGGTACTGTTTTCTATGAACAAGGAGACCCTAATAAGGCCTATCGTTTTATGAAAGCAGCTAAAGTTGGGCATCATGATTTGGCACAGGAATATATCAATGCTTATTTGCAGGAGTTCGTTGAAGAAATGAAGGAACGTTCGTTAAAAGCGAATGAAAATGAATTTTCTAAAAATGAAGCTTCGCCTGTCCTTCAACAATTATTTGGCAAGTTGTGGAAATTTTCAGATTTAAAAAGTAAAAAGTTAGAAGATTGGCCCGAAGAGCAAGTACAAAATGTCAAGAATACATTATCTGCATTTTCTATGGTCTTGACAGAGAAAGGGGCAATTTTAGTTTCTGACAACAAAGAGGAATTGTTAACTTATAGAATAAAAAAAGAAGCTACAACAGGTGCTTTAGTTGAGTTCTTGCCCTTAGATAATTTCCCTAGTTTTGTCGCAAAACTTAAGCTAGATGCAGATGGATTTAGCTTTAGCAAAGAGGAAAATGAAGTGCTATTTTTGCAAGCACAGGATTTAAGCAATGTCCCCTCTCAGTTGGCGGAAAACTATAAAAAGCATTTGCAAAAAGAGTCTGTAGCTTATTTGGGAGCAAAAGCCCAACCTATTCTTGCCAAACTATTGTAAACATCAATAAAATGGCTCTAAAGTTACAATGTGTAATTTTAGAGCCATTATCTAATCTATTTTTATTGCCAATTTTGCGTTTTAGAACAAGCTACCAATCCATCCTTCTTCATCAAATGGATTTAAGTCCCAATTGGTTGGATTTACGGTATCCACAACCGATTGAGCAGCTTCTTCAATAGCCTCTTTGACATCTTTCAAATAAGCTTTCACCTTGGGGTGAATTCCTATTGTATACTTTCCAGAAGCACCGATATAGGCATATTTTTTATTAACCATATCAAATGTCAACGTATATCCAGGTGTAGTTGCTGTCAACAAATTGAGGCGTCCTAATGGATAATAAATTGTTTGTTCTACAACAGACGTGCTAGACAAATAAGCAGGAACGTATTTTAGAATGCGATTAGGTATAGGCGTCTCCAAATACAAACGCGCTGACATATCAATATTTAAAGTAGCAGGAACTACTTTGGCATGAACAACGGCAT
It includes:
- a CDS encoding tetratricopeptide repeat protein; translated protein: MDKIQLIEALETAVINYQYDTFETLSKQAVSEYPNEAFGYYYLAKSLLLESIPRYDEAEVCLAKALEFEPNNLDYLLQFGQLKQLLGRFDDAQIIWGKILKRDPKNPTALIAKASFLITQYQEYQQGLELINQAILVQPEELSAYLYRADALSGLGQHEAALIDIDLFLASQQEFSEVGVLSKINILKELGRVEATFPLYEQIIENAPNNHMHQFNYGQSLLDQNKFAQAVEHLTLATALVEEKHAMFYRVLGQACLYALQLEDALVALQTCIELAPEETEAFLMLIETKIELAQFEEALTDVVTLLKKAGDDKSLTDRATLLKGAALLGLKKYQEAEATYTTLAKTKGLRQKDALYGLGTVFYEQGDPNKAYRFMKAAKVGHHDLAQEYINAYLQEFVEEMKERSLKANENEFSKNEASPVLQQLFGKLWKFSDLKSKKLEDWPEEQVQNVKNTLSAFSMVLTEKGAILVSDNKEELLTYRIKKEATTGALVEFLPLDNFPSFVAKLKLDADGFSFSKEENEVLFLQAQDLSNVPSQLAENYKKHLQKESVAYLGAKAQPILAKLL